The following nucleotide sequence is from Euleptes europaea isolate rEulEur1 chromosome 3, rEulEur1.hap1, whole genome shotgun sequence.
GCCGGCCGTCACCCCGCAGAAGATCCGGGAGCTGATCGATGGGGGCATCGCTCCGGAGGAGGCCGGCCCGGAAGGGTGAGGCAGAGCCCAGCCGCAGAGTCcagccgctcccctcccccccccccttggagccGCTCGCATCCAGCCACGCAGATGCGAAGCGGCCCTGGTCTCTCTGCCCGCGCTCCTCCGGGCGGGGAGCGGCATCTCCGCCTCCCCTTGCGCCAGACGAGAgggtcgctagggttgccaactctgggttggggaatacctggagatttgggggggggaccctcgggAAGGGCAGGAccgcagtggggtataatgccattgacgccgccctcccaagcagccaAAACAGGTCTTGCGAGTTTTTAAAAGTACTGGAAACTGCAAAAACATGTTTGACCTCActaggacagagggagggaaaacaGGTCCTTTGTGCCATCTTCAGCCCTTTAAAatatacttagaatcatagagttggaagggaccaccagggccatctcgtccaaccccctgcacaatgcaggaaattcacaactacctcccccccacacccctagtgaccagaagatagccaagatgccctccctctcatcatctgcctaaggtcacagagtcagcattgctgacagatggccatctattctagcctctgcttaaaaacctccagggaaggagagcccaccacctcccaacgaagcccgttccactgaggaaccgctctaactgttagaaagttcttcctaatgtctagacggaaactcttttgatttaatttcaacccgttggttctggtccgaccttctggggcaacagaaaacaactcggcaccctcctctccatgacagcccttcaagtacttgaagatggttatcatatcctctctcagtcttttcctcttcaggctaagcgtacccagctccttcaacctttcctcatagattaatgattaagggactagtaatgattaagggactagagcaactgtcctatggggagcggttaagacgcttagggctgtttagcttggaaagaaggcggctaaggggagacatgatagaggtctataaaattatgcatggtttggagagagtggacagggagaggtttttctccctctcccataacactagaacacggggtcatctgctaaagctggagagcgagagattcaaaacaaataaaaggaaatattttttcacacaacgcatagttaaattgtggaactccctgccccaggatgtggtgatggctgctagcttggagggctttaagaggggagtggacatgttcatggaggagaggggtattcatggttattagttagaatggatactactcatgctgcatacctattctctctagtatcagaggagcatgcctattattttgggtgtggcggaacacaggcaggatggtgctgctgcagtcatcttgtttgtggcttcctaaaggcacctggttggccactgtgtgaacagactgctggacttgatgggccttggtctgatccagcagggcctttcttatgttcttatagggcTTAATCTCCAGACACCTCaccatcattttctccaggggaactgatctctatcgcctggagatcagttctaattccaggagatttccaggccccacctggaggctgacaaccctattagaaaagcctggggaaagctgaaacaGAGGAAAGCTGAATACCGATTCGGCAATCGGCTATCCaacttcggctttattcccagttttaatattcggctttaattaaatccaaaagaagcagaaaaggccTCTTgtaggtttattttcggttcgggtttatcgatatgcacaaccctagtgactagtatgggaggaggtggtctttCAGGAACCCCTGACTCCAAGCCCTTCAGGGCCTTCagggtaagaaccagcactttgaattgtgaagCCAGAGGGATTGGtgaaattgaagaagaagaagagttggtttttatatgctggctttctctatcacttagggaagaatcaaaccggcttaaaatcacttttgcttcccctccccacaacagacaccctgtgagggaggtgaggctgagagagcgctaagagagctgtgactagcccaaggtcatccagcaggctgcatgtgaaggagtggggaaaccaaccgtgttaacccgattagcctccgccgctcatgtggaggggtggggaatcaaactcagttctccaaatcagaatccGCTGcccttaattactacaccacactggctttgagcAGAAACTTGGTCCTGTTGCTATCACGAACAGAAAAGTATCCAAATTATGTTATGGTTTTCATTTCAGCAAGGACACTTCTGCCCTATCGGATGCCACGAATGGACCCTCCCCGATTGACGAGGTGCCTTTTGAAGCCACCAGCAAAGAAGCCTTCTTCAGCAGAGTGGAAACGTTCACCATATCCTTTTTTCCTGTTACTGAAGCGACCGTGTTGGTGATGAGGGACCAAAACAATGGAGGTCCCTGATAAGCAGGAGCTTGAtcgaggggtggggggggtggatcACTTTGGAAGCTGGCAAATGGGCAGGGCTGAGAAGACAGTGAAGGAGCCAAGGTGGGCAAGACAGTGTCAGACAGGTGGCAACAGGGAAGAATTGGCCGCGGATAAGTGTTACCCAGAGTTGAAGAGATAACAATAAAGCCAAGGCCAATGGTACACAATAGGTAAAAAGATTGTTTTATTATTCAGAAGAGAAATTCCCTACGCTTttcgcccaaggggcttcttcagggggatttgtaatatataatttaaaaatacattactGAGTTTATACATGTAAATATTTGATTAAAATTATACAAGCAAATAAAACTATATTAAAAGTATTCTGACTTTTAATATCATGTTTTGTTTCTATAATAAAgtgtttcatttgtttgtttaattttaaacaaatatttaCTTGTATTAACTCAGTAAATgtttgtttaagaacataaggaaggccctgctggatcagaccaaggtctatcaagtccagcagtctgttcacacagtggccaaccagatgcctctggaaagctcacaagcaagacggctgcagcagcattatcctgcctgtgttccaaagcacctaagataataggtatgcacctctgatcctggagagaataggtgtgcatcataagaacataaggaaagccctgctggatcagacccaggcccatcaagtccagcagtctgtttgcacattgccaaccaggtgcccccaggaagcccacaaacaagacaactgcagcggcatTGTTCTGCGTGTGtttatatattacagattcccctgaagaagctcctTGGGTGAAACATGTAGGGAATTTCTAAtctgaataataaaaaatattttttacctattttgcgcCATGGgtccttggccttatttttatctcctgttactggtgtgaccccttttatttctcttaGCCAGAGTTGAGGCCAATTTCCCTTGGAAAGGTGAATCAGCTCATTAGAAGGCCGAGCTAGGTTGAGGCCTGGGAGAAACCTAAAGGAGAATACTGGGCAAAGTTTGAAATTTGGTGCCAGGTAACGGGAAAGTAGCTCAGGAGAACAAACCTTAATACAGGCCACAGAAGATTTATTTCCCTCTGGTGTCCTTAATTCAAGCACTCTCTCAAATGGGCCGGCAAGCCCCACGAACTGTCCCCCCTGATCTGCGCCAGATACGGATGGACCAACGTCGAGAGTGACATGTTGAAATGTGCCAGCTGCCAGGCCTACCTGTGTGCCAGTCTGCAGCTGGCTTTCGACTTCAGCAAATGTAAGTATTGCAGAATCTGGCAATCGTGCTTCTGTCGGCATGGAATTCAAGTAGTAGAAAAGTTAACATCCCGAGAACATCTAAACAGCTATGTGCTAGCTCTGATAGCTGAGAACAAGGGATTGAGCATATCTTGGTGATGCCCTGTGAACCCTCAGAAGCATCAAGGTGTGTAGAGCAGGACTTTTGTGAGGGCATCGTGGCCCTGGCGGAGTAGCGGAAACAGCCTGCATGTTACAAAAGAGGCAAAATAAGAATATAGGGAAAGCCTTGCTGAATCAgggcaaggcccatcaagtccagcagtctgttcacacagcggccaaccaggtgcctccaggaagcccccaaacaagacaactgcagcagcaccatcctgcctgtgttccacagcacctaatttattctgcatgctcctctgttcctggaaagaataggtatgcatcatgactagtatccattttaactagtagccatgaatagtcctctcctccacaaacatgatcattcccctcttaaagccttccaagttggcagccatcaccgcatcatggggcagggagttccacaatttaactgtggtCCCCATTTGTGCAGTTCCTGCAGCTCTACTCTTAgtacagatttttcaaaaaaggGTTTGCTCCAAATGTGCCCAGCTCCGGGTTTGTTTGCCTGATCTGTCACTCTGGCAAGGAGCTGAGAGTGGTAGACACAGCTGCCGACTGCAATAGAACACGACGCTCACTTTTGTCCTTTTGCCTTGTGGGGTAGGTCAGTATGATCTCGCTTCACCCTTTCTGTTTCAAGAGTGCAGAGCGACTAACATAACACAACCCTGGGAATCTGATGGACGTAGGACTGACAGACTTGGATGTAGCAGCCCAGTAAGGGTGGTATGGAATCAGGAAGTAGAAAAATTAATTGGGGCTCCTGTGATTCCTTTTTCAACTTGCTACATTTTTCTgctttcaggagggtagccggTGTTGccttgcagtagaagagctagattcgagtcccgtAACACCTCAgagacaagattttggggatataagctttcgagagtcagacgtcccttcatcagatagagCCCTCCACCCCTACTTGGGAGCCATGACAcacgaaagcttatgcccccacAAACCTGTCTAGGAATATCTGCTTATATATTTTTCCCATCAGGAGCTGCTCCTTATTGCTTGTTTATTATTATGGTAGCCCGGAAACCGGACTTAGAAGCAACATTTCCCCAAAGATTTTGCATTAGATATGGTGCCTTGAAGAACAAGTTAGACAAGAAGTGTGACCTTTCCAGTGACTACAGACAGTGATTTCATCAAATGTTTCACTTTTGGGGCATTACAACATTTCTGACTGTCTCAAATCTAACTAAAAAATGACTGTACGCTGTTCAAAGCCCTGGGGCCCAGGGAGAGCCATGTAGTTCAGTACTGTAGCAAACAAGTTTTTGTGGTTTCTTCCTGCCTCCCAGTTCTGCTGTATCTGACATAACTGTGACTAATGAAACAGCTCACTTTGCCTGTTCCTCTTCCGCAAACAACTTGATTTCTTTAGGGCAAATACCATGTTCTGTCACTAGGTGATGCTGTACTGGTGTTTAGTGCCCTTGTCTGCCCTCAGAAGCTATATAACTCAATCGTGACACCTTGTGTCAGAATACAGCGCTACAACCATCAAAATGTGAACAGGTGGGTGGTATCTTTCAGAGGGTACACACTTTAATAAATATGGCCAGTGACTCTTCTTAACCGATATCTCTGCTTCCAAGaacgcacacacacagaattcactgagccagcatgtgtagtggtttaggagcggtggtttggagcggtggagtctgatctggagaaccaggtttgattccctactccacatgagcaggggaggctaatctggggaactggatttgtttccccactcctacacatgaagccagctgggtgaccttgggcaagtcacattctctcagccccacctacctcacagagtgtctgttgtggggaagggaaggtgattgtcagccagtttgagtctcccttaagtggtagagaaaagtcggcatataaaaaccaactctccttcttctctcccttaATTACTACAGATATCTCTTTAAACAGCTGATTTTAAATAAATTGTTATCTAGGATTTTGCTACCTTGCAGATTACTAGAAATTCTGTTTCGGGTTCTGTCCAGTTCTGCTTTTTAATTTAGCTGCTTAACAATGTATTGAGAATATTTCTTTCCCCAGTGTTCAGGAAGTGTGTTTTGCTTTCCAGACAAGGAGAGGTGTTCAGAACTGAAAAATGCCTTGTCAACTGCACACGAGAAGTTCTGTTTCTGGCCAGATAGTCCCTGCCCAGGTAAGCAACGGGGCACCTGGAGGGAAGCGACAGAACAAAGTCATGCCAACCCATAGCATTAGAGACCCAAAGGGGCAAATTCACTCCTGAAACCAGCAGCGTCCCAGAAACTTTATTAGAAATGTAAAGATCTATTAactgccagtgtagtatagtggttagagcgtcggactaggatctgggaaacccaggttcgaatccccggtctgccatggaagcttggtgggtcagtcacaagctctcagcctaacccatctcagagggttgttgtgaggataaaatggaggagaggagaacgatgtaagctgctttgggtctcaggcagaggtctttcagatccctacttgcctggtccctttgacttagagatgctggggattgaacctgggaccttctgcatgccaagcagatgctctaccactgacccatggcccctctccatggctctctggggtctcaggcagaggtctttcatatcacctagttgcctggtccctttaactggagatgctggggattaaacctgggaccttctgcatgccaagcagatgctttacaaactgagccacggcccctcctcttcccctcccagtCTGAAGCCTGGTCTGGCAGGCTTGGCGTGGCCTTTCCTTCAATGTGGGCAGTGGCCAGGGCAAAAGATCTGGCTGCCCATGGTGAGGGCCTGTCAGCAagtggagctgccttctactgcctgCCCAAAGGTCTGTCGAGGACGGCGTTGTCCGCTcgggccggcagcagctctccagggtctgaggtcgaGGCTTTCCACATTGCCAGCTTCGTTGTCCGTTTTTCAACCGGAGGTGCCGGGGGTTGAGCCAGAAACCGCCTCCGACccctagccacagccccttcagTCGGCAGACCTTTGCCTGTTTTGCTGTCGCTTAGATCGGTTTGCCGTCCTGCTGGTCGATGAACCCCTGGCCCTTCTCGGTGACTTCCTGGAGCGCTTTCAGAGCCTGTGCCAGTTGGAGCTTCAGCTGCCCTCCCTGAAGCCGGAAGATCTGAAAAACATGGTGAGGTCTCGCACCGTCGGCACTCCTGTTTGGGGATGCTgaaccggggtggggtgggattgAGAGGGCCTGAATAGGGGTGGTGAACGGGGCGTCGTGTGTGTAAACTCTCCATCTGCTTACTTCCCCCCTCCCTAGTCCTTGACGGAAGAGAAGATCAGCCTCCTGCTGCATCTGGTTGAGGAAGAGCTTGACCGCAAAGCAGAGGGCGAGAAGACGGCAGCCAAGCGCCCTTCGGATCTTCTCCTGGTCCACATCCCTGCCTGCGTCTTGGCCCTCTGCGGCTGGACTAGCAGGTACATAAATGACCAGAGTTCCAAGACAGCTTGTAAAGCTCACTTAAAGCTTGCCTGGACTCTGTCTTGGGGCCCCTTCCCAGGCTTACACagtgggtggccactgtgtgaccagactgctggacttgatgggccttggtgcgatccagcagggcctttcttatgctcttattttTGGACATGCAAGTCGGAGCCGGTGTCACACAGTGGCCGAGAACCAGAGCTCAATCCAGAAATCCCCTCGTTCAAATCTCACATCAGTCACACGCAGACTAGATGGACTTAAGCaagccactctctcagcccccactcACCCACCTGACAGGGCCGTTGTGATGATGTTGGCCCACCTGGCAGGGCAGTTGTAAGGATTACGGAAAGATAAtatgtgtgggtaaagtgccgaaaagccacagccgacttacagtgatcccttatggagttttcagggcaagataATATGTAAATGCTGGGTATTAATTATTATTTCTGTTTACATAAAATCTAGAAAGTGATGGTTTCACTATAAGGAGTCTGTACCCATAACTTTAGAAATTGGTATCTGGCACAGAATCCAATGTCCTGAGAGTCTCTGACAATTTTTAaacaagggagaagaagaagaggtagaagAGTCAGGTATTATACCTTGACTTTCTCTGCTTTTAAGGAGTTTccaactggtttacaattgccttccattcctctccccacaacagccattttgcgaggtatgtggggctgagagagttctgagagaactgtgactagcaggcttcatgtggaggagtggggaaccgaaccccgttctccagattagagtctgccgctcatgtggaggagtggggaatcgaacctggttctccagattagagtccgcccctcatgtggagaagtgaggaatcgaacctagttctccagattagagtccaccgctccaaacctccgctcttaactactacacaccTGCAGAGAGTCCCAGCCCTGCGGATTGAAGACCGAGCAGGGTCtgtacccaacctttttgagcctgcgggcacctttgggattctgacacggTGCGGTGGGTGCTGGCATAAaattgctgccacaaaatggctgccgcaggaggtggagtcaGCCAGCAATGGCCGCCCCACCTTACCTTCAGTctcgcagtgaagatccttgtgctgtagctGACGCTGTCCTGATGGGTGATGATTCATCGGCCCTCTACCCATTTAACATATTGTTAGTTgggtctacagcaggggtgtcgaactcattatgagggccggataggacataaatggcGCTTGTCCGGGTCAGGCCAGGCCTCACTAGCCTTGGTCAGGACTAGGGTGGGGGGTGGCTACCTTgtctggcttgtgggccggataagagttctcaagtggccggatccggccccttgacagtatgtttgacacccctggtctacaggcTTTTTTGAATCTGTTGGGGTGTATGTGTTGTGTTCAAATTCTATACACTTTGAATGCTTATCCTTTGGTCCCCGACAGTCTTTTCTCCCCTTTGATTTTTCACTGCGCAGTCCTTTTTCCGGATCCATCCCTCTCCCCCTGATCACCTGTTGCCGCTGCATGCGGAAGGTGGGGCTTTGGGGTTTCCACCAGGTGGAGTCCGCAGCGCCTGAGATGGACCCACCCACCAGCCTGATAACCATGCCCACCAGTCTTACCGACGGGCGTTCCGACAAAGTGCCAACAGTCCCCACCTCCCCACGTCGGATGATTACCCGGAGCCAGGATACCACCCTCCCTCTAGGCTCTGAACAGGTAGGCCTCAGGTGCTTCCAGATTTAAACCATGGTTTACATCACTAGTCAgaaagacttgatttaaatcatggtgttctacataaagacttgtggagtattctgctctaaaggtttaacataagaacataagaatagccctgctggattagactgaggcccatcaagtccagcagtctgttcccacagtggccaaccaggtgcgtctaggaagcccacaaacaagacgactgcagcagcattatcctgcctgtgttccaaagcacctgatataataggcatgctcctctgatcctggagagaatagggatgcatcatgactgatatctattttgactggcagccatgaatacccctcttctacatgaacatgtccactcccctcttaaagccttccaagttggcagccatcaccacatcctggggcagggagttccacaatttaactatgcgttgtgtgaagaaaggcttccttttatctgtttggaatctctcaccatccagcttcagcagatgatcccgcgttgtggtattatgagagagggagaaaagcttctccctgtctactctctccataccacgcataattttatagacctcgatcatgtctcccctcaaccgccttctttccaagctaaacagccctaaacaggtttcagtttcatttttactgcttgcccctccctgctCACACTGAGCTCCtggtgcagatctattccattcCAATCAATCTTTCATTCGATGCACTTCTTGAAACTTAgtacttaagaggtaaggggttgattccgTGTACGTAGAAGAGGCATGTTGTCTCTGCAGGCACAAATtaacagttttgagaactgctaaaccaagcatctgtgataatatcttctagatagaaaaattgtccAAAATAATCTTGCGAAACCTCTGGaaaagcatgacattgtgaatggattaatggaattcatttaccaaaaaatttaaacatggcATGAacatacagcctcatgctacataattaaaaacaaatccttatttcatgatgaatagcctttggagtataatgtatcttaaatacaaACTATCTTTAGATGGATTTctccttaaaaagcattttttaaacaatCCGATTTAAATCAAActtctgatttaaattttaaaatatttatttatttgtttaaatgatTGATTTTAATCCACCCTGGGTCCATCAGTCCCTCTCAAAAAGGAGGAAAATCCATCAACTGACTAGATTCagggtagtagaagaagaaaagttgttttttatatgccgactttctctaccacttaagggagaatcaaaccgacttacaatcgccttcccttcccctccccacaacagacaccctgtgaggtaggtgaggctgagagagctgtgagtagtccaagctcacccagctggcttcacaggagtggggaaacaagcctggttcaccagattagcctccaccgctcatgtggaggagtggggaatcaaacccagttctccagatcagagtccacctttccaaaccactgctcttaaccactacaccatgctaaaaggtaaaggtaaaggtcccctgtgcaagcaccgggtcattcctgacccttggggtgacgtcacatcccgacgtttccaaggcagactttgtttacggggtggtttgccagtgccttccccagtcatcttccctttacccccagcaagctgggtcctcatttgaccgacctcggaaggatggaaggctgagtcaaccttgagccggctacctgaaaccaacttccgtcgggatcgaactcaggtcgtgagcagagcttttgactgcagtactgcagcttaacactctgcgccacgaggctcctatgCTGGCCTTCCAAAAATAAAAAGTGATGGCACGGGTTGTAATGTTCTCCTATAGTTTTATAAATAGAAATCTTAAGGAATTGTCCATGGTAGATCAGATaaaagggtccatctagtccagcatcctcctaCCAACAGAGACCAAGCAcatgcttctgggaagcccacaagcagttCACCAAGACAACACCAGTCCCCTGTTCTTTGCCCCCAACCCCCCGGTATTCCGAGGTCTTGCCTTTGAACATGGGGGTTGCAGTTAACTAGAGCCATATTCATGAAAGATGGGTCAAATCCTCTggtgttgtggggttttttttaatcgcCTGGGCTAGTGGTAAATGCTATAATTTAGTTAATTTATttttatggaagaagaagaggtttttatatgccgactttctctaccacttaagggagaatcaaatcggcttacaatcaccttcccttcccctccccaccacaggcaccctgtgaggtaggtggggctgagagagtgtgactagtccaaggtcacccagctggctaccacttaagggagaatcaaatcggcttacaatcaccttcccttcccctccccacaacaggtaccctgtgaggtaggtggggctgagagagtgtgactagtccaaggtcacccagctggctttgtgtgtaggagtgggaaaagaaatccagttccccagattagcctccgccactcatgtggaggagcggggactcaaacccggctctccagattagaatccactgctcttaaccactacgccacactggctctctctcatAACCTCATCTACGAGGCATTCTGGGCAGTGTGGTGGGTGTTGTCTGCaagctgtgagggttcccaaccttcctgtgcaaactccataaaatcacttgctcagactgtcatgcagaaacaaggaactttattggaagcttcaggtagtacaggccttacactggtaaagttgcaagtgaatacagtttcacaaagacagaattataacccctacaggaaagcagatgtcaaacgtatgttatgggaatctacgagataattgtgcatggtacaagaacatcaaagacctcagggaactcgttagactatctacccaccaaggccacagctggcgggagggagtcagagagagcaagggaggtggacgtgggaagagacattccaacctgggcctgaCAGccccagcgcctgaaccaaggaaaggcaaaaggcctggaccgcttttacgagttcggg
It contains:
- the ZC3HC1 gene encoding zinc finger C3HC-type protein 1 gives rise to the protein MAAPSSEAAAPLPESEEGDLGGKAKSPAVTPQKIRELIDGGIAPEEAGPEGKDTSALSDATNGPSPIDEVPFEATSKEAFFSRVETFTSLKWAGKPHELSPLICARYGWTNVESDMLKCASCQAYLCASLQLAFDFSKYKERCSELKNALSTAHEKFCFWPDSPCPDRFAVLLVDEPLALLGDFLERFQSLCQLELQLPSLKPEDLKNMSLTEEKISLLLHLVEEELDRKAEGEKTAAKRPSDLLLVHIPACVLALCGWTSSPFSGSIPLPLITCCRCMRKVGLWGFHQVESAAPEMDPPTSLITMPTSLTDGRSDKVPTVPTSPRRMITRSQDTTLPLGSEQQPEKSPSPVISRMRSWDSSSSSERLDGEAASPTTRSRPVTRSMGQGEVCGLGTDVPSSPHRKAKRARLCSSSSSDSSARSFFSPESQHRDWCPWINQVKEMETSENSEDQTDGMPRKADLGWQAVLKVLLASKQTDGLAETESEVRTPPSASGARWIPCRPRVALA